In one window of Helianthus annuus cultivar XRQ/B chromosome 17, HanXRQr2.0-SUNRISE, whole genome shotgun sequence DNA:
- the LOC110922919 gene encoding uncharacterized protein LOC110922919 codes for MSSFWKDNYFGNRYSNDTWGSNAANEEEEVVSGVPVDQETQLPDLNKTPTPPVDEPNYPVHQVCPDYGYGYESSYVQQSGYGAENAPVDEPNYPVHQVCPDYGYGYESPYVQQSGYGAENAPVDEPYYPSQPSYPGYGVYGDEGGYGSYSGYGGDGGYGGEGGYSGYGGYSVYDSVYDRYRDEVGYGYESRNTSLYEPSTPSNPFQVNERFMSLTDLKNWVQETGKDNGYVIVTRRSKNIGGTTGMVWLVCDRSGEHRSKATVRKAGSKKIGCPFSLLAIRDVTNDTWELKVDCANHNHEPTTSLLGHAFVRRFTKAEYKLVEQLTAQNMEPRIIFQTLRKQFPDSLHVQKDVQNAVQKIRATIMDGKNPIQALESLLHDRRFIYDTRQDPKTDVVTEIFFVHPYSITMWRAFPHVMLIDATYKTNLYNMPFVQVVGMTSTGKSFCIAHAVICKERRGNYVWVLERIKSILHECMMPRVIVTDRELALINACSKVFPNAKRLLCHFHIQQNIARKCKEGFDKEDWGKFMSYWRTLCESSSEPMYKYNLEKMYNRLVVANRESVYDYVYENWLKDYKEMFVYAWTDKCRNFGQRTTNRVESQHANLKRYITRGSSLERIARCIIDIVETQYDEIQKSFTESIEKTMNHHRHRMLDNLRGKVSHEALDLLEKELLRKMDVLRKLNASCGCHMWLSKGLPCACRLENYNRTGRIIQLDEIDVFWRKLDLLPCKLVDEEVDIVAELNNVRQHLEAQSPVQQKSMLSKIKAVFTPKSSTKKPPIVQQNTRGRPTSKKVQERLDEAARLDQAARYSSYGDDSNVITASPKHKYDLPRHSSYVPSEGSRRTGSFVKSEKPKMQPNSSTSSKKKETRDDKVFPLIKGDEHLLCIKRFKNQIPSEFRSYISRIQDVTPDGHCGYRSVAVGLGFTEHAWPNIRRDLLLEIDHNKPRWKHVFETYNEGDFKRIRKSIEWHSVKGCDESHWMEMPHVGLLIAQRYNIVLHVLSIEWSSTIFPLTDAPLDPRPQAITLVHVHGGHFIHAKLEGDYPMPLVNPMWSAHRSIAAKRWEEMYTPQLEHYYELMHPKSDRDKDREPSLNVIED; via the exons atgtcatcattttggaaggataattatttcggtaatcgctattctaacgacacatggggatcaaatgctgccaatgaggaggaggaggttgtgtctggagtccctgttgatcaagaaacacagttgccagacttgaacaagactcccactccacctgttgatgaaccaaattacCCGGTGCATCAAGTGTGTCCAGATTACGGATACGGGTATGAATCTTCGTACGTGCAACAAAGTGGATACGGTGCTGAGaatgcacctgttgatgaaccaaattaTCCGGTGCATCAAGTGTGTCCAGATTACGGATACGGGTATGAATCTCCGTACGTGCAACAAAGTGGATACGGTGCTGAGaatgcacctgttgatgaaccatattacccgTCGCAGCCATCGTATCCGGGTTATGGGGTATACGGGGACGAAGGTGGATACGGAAGTTACAGTGGAtacggtggtgatggtggatacgggggtgaaggtggttaCAGTGGATATGGGGGCTACAGTGTATACGACAGTGTATACGATAGATATAGGGATGAAGTTGGATATGGTTATGAGTCCCGTAACACATCACTTTATGAACCATCTACCCCGAGCAATCCATTTCAAGTAAATGAG cgtttcatgtctctaactgatttgaagaattgggtacaagaaacGGGAAAGGATAATGGTTACGTAATTGTTACCCGCCGATCAAAAAATATTGGCGGTACTACTGGGATGGTATGGCTTGTGTGCGACCGTAGTGGTGAACACCGTAGTAAAGCAACAGTTAGGAAAGCTGGTAGCAAAAAAATCGGCTGCCCGTTTTCATTACTCGCCATCCGGGACGTGACGAACGACACGTGGGAGTTAAAAGTGGACTGTGCGAACCATAACCACGAACCTACGACGAGTCTGTTGGGCCACGCTTTTGTGCGAAGATTCACTAAAGCCGAATACAAGCTAGTGGAGCAGCTAactgctcaaaacatggagccacgTATCATATTTCAAACCCTAAGAAAGCAGTTCCCCGACAGCCTGCACGTTCAGAAAGACGTGCAAAATGCGGTACAAAAAATTAGAGCGACAATAATGGACGGAAAGAATCCTATTCAGGCACTGGAAAGCCTGCTGCATGACCGCCGATTCATTTACGACACCCGACAAGATCCCAAAACAGATGTCGTAACAGAGATTTTCTTTGTTCATCCTTATTCAATCActatgtggcgtgcattcccgcaCGTGATGTTGATCGACGCGACCTACAAAACAAACCTCTACAACATGCCATTTGTCCAGGTTGTGGGTATGACGTCGACTGGGAAGTCTTTTTGTATCGCACATGCCGTTATTTGTAAGGAACGAAGGGGTAACTACGTGTGGGTGCTTGAGCGGATCAAGTCAATATTGCATGAATGTATGATGCCGCGTGTGATAGTCACGGATAGGGAGCTTGCCCTGATAAACGCGTGTTCTAAAGTATTCCCGAACGCAAAAAGGCTTCTATGCCACTTTCACATCCAACAAAATATAGCTAGAAAGTGCAAGGAAGGGTTCGATAAAGAAGATTGGGGGAAATTTATGTCGTACTGGCGGACATTGTGCGAATCTTCATCAGAGCCCATGTACAAGTACAACTTGGAGAAAATGTATAACCGACTCGTGGTTGCCAACCGAGAAA gTGTCTATGATTACGTCTACGAAAACTGGCTCAAAGACTATAAAGAAATGTTCGTTTATGCGTGGACCGATAAGTGTCGCAACTTTGGTCAGCGCACCAccaacagagttgagagccagcACGCAAATTTAAAAAGATACATTACGCGCGGGAGTTCATTGGAGCGAATAGCAAGATGCATCATTGATATAGTTGAAACTCAGTATGATGAAATACAAAAAAGTTTCACTGAGAGCATCGAAAAAACGATGAACCACCATAGACACCGAATGTTGGACAACCTACGTGGAAAGGTTTCCCATGAAGCACTTGATTTGCTGGAAAAAGagctactgaggaagatggatgtgTTGCGGAAACTTAACGCATCATGTGGTTGCCATATGTGGCTTAGCAAAGGATTGCCGTGTGCTTGTAGACTGGAAAACTACAACCGTAcag GGCGTATAATACAACTCGACGAGATAGATGTATTCTGGCGCAAGCTTGACTTGCTCCCTTGTAAACTGGTAGACGAGGAGGTCGATATTGTAGCAGAGCTCAATAATGTGCGGCAACATTTAGAGGCGCAGTCCCCCGTTCAACAAAAGAGTATGCTTTCAAAGATAAAAGCGGTTTTCACCCCAAAATCGTCAACCAAGAAACCACCGATCGTCCAGCAAAACACTCGCGGTCGGCCTACATCAAAGAAAGTACAAGAAAGGCTAGATGAAGCTGCGAGGTTAGACCAAGCTGCGAGATACAGCTCCTATGGCGATGACAGCAACGTAATTACCGCTTCCCCCAAGCATAAGTACGATTTACCCCGACACAGCTCATACGTACCGTCAGAGGGCTCTCGTCGAACTGGTTCGTTTGTGaagtctgaaaaacctaaaatgcAACCAAACAGTtcaacaagttctaaaaagaagGAGACGAGGGATGATAAGGTTTTTCCATTAATAAAAGGGGACGAGCACTTGTTATGCATTAAGAGGTTTAAGAATCAAATTCCATCAGAGTTTCGCTCTTACATATCGCGTATACAAGATGTGACCCCAGACGGTCATTGTGGGTACAGGTCTGTGGCTGTCGGGTTAGGTTTTACGGAACACGCATGGCCCAATATTCGTAGAGATTTACTACTGGAGATTGACCATAACAAACCGCGTTGGAAGCATGTATTCGAAACATATAACGAAGGAGACTTTAAACGAATACGTAAGAGCATCGAATGGCATTCAGTGAAAGGGTGCGATGAAAGTCACTGGATGGAAATGCCCCACGTAGGGCTTCTCATAGCGCAAAGGTATAATATTGTCCTCCACGTGCTAAGCATTGAATGGAGCTCTACCATCTTCCCATTAACGGATGCCCCACTAGATCCACGACCTCAAGCGATAACGCTTGTACATGTTCACGGGGGACACTTCATACATGCTAAGTTGGAAGGAGACTACCCCATGCCTTTAGTGAACCCGATGTGGTCGGCACATCGATCAATAGCTGCGAAACGGTGGGAAGAAATGTATACACCGCAGTTAGAGCACTACTACGAGTTAATGCATCCTAAATCAGACCGAGACAAAGACAGAGAACCGAGTTTAAATGTTATCGAAGATTAA
- the LOC110921195 gene encoding epoxide hydrolase A, translating into MGNFLTLFFFKHKHNTTHIQPHKMEDIQHKMVAVNGINMHVAELGKGPTILFIHGFPELWYTWRHQMLYLASHGYRAVAPDLRGYGDTTGAPTNDPTKFTTLHVVGDLVALIEAVVAPGEEKVFVVGHDWGAFMAWALCLYRPDKVKAVVNLSVPFSPRNPKFKPVDALRALYGNDYYIIRFQEPGEIEGELAVWGTERFLNDLFNYRKPEALLLPKGIGFGTSPNDPLVLPSWLSKEDLAYYTSKFEKTGFTGGLNYYRALNINWELTAPWTGAQVKVPVKFIVGDLDLTYNTMGAKDYIEKGGFKKDVPLLEDVIILKDVCHFLHEEKPDEINQYIHQFFKKF; encoded by the exons ATGGGAAATTTTCTCACCCTATTCTTTTTCAAACACAAGCACAACACAACACACATACAACCACATAAAATGGAAGACATCCAACACAAGATGGTGGCAGTCAACGGCATAAACATGCACGTGGCCGAGCTCGGCAAAGGCCCAACCATTCTCTTCATCCACGGCTTCCCGGAGCTCTGGTACACGTGGCGGCACCAGATGCTCTACCTTGCATCGCACGGCTACCGTGCGGTGGCCCCTGATCTCCGTGGCTATGGTGACACCACAGGTGCACCCACCAATGACCCCACCAAGTTCACCACCCTACATGTGGTGGGAGACCTGGTGGCGCTCATAGAGGCTGTGGTGGCACCTGGTGAGGAGAAGGTGTTTGTTGTGGGACATGATTGGGGTGCGTTTATGGCTTGGGCTTTGTGTCTTTATCGGCCTGATAAAGTTAAGGCTGTGGTGAACTTGAGTGTGCCTTTTAGTCCAAGAAACCCTAAGTTCAAGCCTGTTGATGCACTTCGTGCTCTTTATGGGAATGATTACTACATCATCAGAtttcag GAACCCGGGGAAATTGAAGGCGAATTAGCCGTATGGGGTACAGAAAGATTTCTAAACGATCTCTTCAATTATCGAAAACCTGAAGCACTGTTACTACCCAAGGGTATTGGATTCGGAACTTCACCTAATGATCCTCTAGTCTTGCCATCATGGTTGTCGAAAGAAGATCTCGCATACTACACCAGCAAGTTTGAGAAAACCGGCTTCACCGGAGGTTTAAACTACTATCGCGCCTTAAACAT AAACTGGGAGTTAACCGCACCATGGACTGGAGCACAAGTGAAAGTTCCGGTTAAGTTCATTGTGGGTGATCTTGATTTAACCTACAACACAATGGGTGCTAAAGATTATATCGAAAAAGGCGGATTTAAGAAAGATGTGCCTCTTTTAGAAGATGTGATCATACTGAAAGATGTATGCCATTTTCTTCATGAAGAAAAACCTGATGAAATCAACCAATATATCCACCAGTTTTTTAAGAAGTTTTGA
- the LOC110921971 gene encoding epoxide hydrolase A produces the protein MEGINHKMITINNINMHVAEMGEGPIVLLLHGFPELWYSWRHQILFLAAHGYHAVAPDLRGYGDTTGAPLHDHSKFTTLHVVGDLVALIDTMGVDKVFVVGHDWGAMIAWKLCLFRPDKVKALVNLSVHFAPRNPQRKVVENFRALFGDDHYICRFQEPGEIEAVFASVGTKQVLKKFLTHRDPDPFYFPKDKPFGDEHDTPIVLPSWLTEEDVDYYTKKFEQTGFTGGINYYRCFDLNWELEAPWTNAKVMVPVKFVVGELDLVYNIPHAKEYIHNGGFHKYVPLLEEVVVIEGAAHFITQEVPHKVNQHIFDFLQKF, from the exons ATGGAGGGGATAAACCACAAGATGATCACCATCAACAACATCAACATGCACGTTGCAGAGATGGGCGAAGGCCCAATTGTGTTACTACTTCACGGTTTCCCCGAGCTCTGGTACTCGTGGCGCCACCAGATTCTCTTCCTGGCAGCCCACGGGTACCACGCGGTGGCCCCTGACCTCCGCGGCTACGGGGACACCACTGGCGCACCTCTACATGATCATTCCAAGTTTACTACACTGCACGTTGTTGGTGATCTGGTTGCGCTCATTGATACAATGGGTGTAGATAAGGTTTTTGTTGTTGGGCATGACTGGGGTGCCATGATTGCTTGGAAGCTGTGTTTGTTTCGACCCGACAAAGTCAAAGCTTTGGTCAACTTGAGTGTTCACTTTGCTCCAAGAAATCCTCAACGCAAAGTTGTTGAGAATTTTCGTGCACTATTTGGAGATGATCATTATATTTGTAGATTTCAG GAGCCAGGGGAAATAGAAGCTGTGTTTGCAAGTGTTGGAACTAAGCAAGTGCTCAAGAAATTCTTGACACACCGTGATCCTGATCCTTTTTATTTCCCTAAAGATAAACCCTTTGGAGATGAACATGATACTCCAATCGTCTTGCCATCGTGGCTAACCGAAGAAGATGTTGATTATTATACTAAAAAGTTCGAGCAAACGGGCTTCACAGGAGGGATAAACTACTACCGTTGTTTTGATCT AAACTGGGAACTAGAAGCACCTTGGACAAATGCTAAAGTAATGGTACCAGTGAAGTTTGTTGTTGGGGAGTTAGATTTGGTGTATAATATCCCACATGCTAAAGAATACATACACAATGGTGGATTTCATAAATATGTGCCTCTATTAGAGGAAGTTGTTGTGATTGAAGGTGCAGCTCATTTCATCACTCAAGAAGTCCCTCATAAAGTCAACCAACACATCTTTGACTTTCTCCAGAAGTTCTAG
- the LOC110922520 gene encoding epoxide hydrolase A: MFSKRQLNLSEETKINMEGIEHKTITANGLNIHIAQKGEGPIVLFIHGFPELWYSWRHQILFLADHGYRAVAPDLRGYGDTTGAPLNDPTKFTIHHLVGDMIGVLDAITKDGEKVFVVGHDWGAIIAWHLCLFRPDRVMGLVNMSVPFLPWNPNGDMATMLKNAYGEDHYMSRFQEPGDIEAELGKMSAETVMKKFLAYRDPDQIYFPKGKGFRYSPGDTPVTLPSWLSEEDVQYFASSLQKTGITGAVNYYRAFRLSWELTAAWKGAKVMVPTKFIIGDLDLTYHMPGLKDYIVGDEFKKDVPLLEEVVVMEGVAHFVNQEKPDQVNKHLIDFLQKF, from the exons ATGTTTTCAAAGCGGCAGCTAAATCTATCAGAAGAAACCAAGATCAACATGGAGGGGATAGAACACAAGACTATAACTGCAAATGGGCTCAACATCCACATAGCACAAAAGGGTGAAGGCCCAATAGTCCTCTTTATCCACGGTTTCCCGGAGCTATGGTACTCCTGGCGCCACCAAATCTTATTTTTGGCGGATCATGGCTACCGAGCCGTGGCACCAGACCTTCGTGGCTATGGTGACACGACAGGCGCACCGCTCAATGACCCCACCAAGTTCACCATTCACCATCTGGTGGGTGACATGATTGGGGTCCTAGATGCCATAACGAAGGATGGGGAAAAGGTGTTTGTTGTGGGTCATGATTGGGGTGCCATCATTGCTTGGCACTTGTGCTTGTTTAGGCCCGATAGGGTGATGGGTTTGGTGAACATGAGCGTGCCGTTTCTTCCGTGGAACCCAAATGGGGACATGGCTACCATGCTTAAAAATGCTTATGGAGAGGATCACTACATGAGTAGATTTCAG GAACCGGGAGATATTGAAGCAGAGTTGGGTAAAATGAGTGCTGAAACAGTCATGAAAAAGTTCTTGGCGTACCGAGATCCGGATCAAATTTATTTTCCTAAAGGTAAAGGATTTCGATATTCACCCGGTGACACCCCTGTCACTTTGCCATCTTGGCTATCCGAAGAAGACGTTCAATACTTTGCTAGCTCCCTTCAAAAGACTGGTATTACCGGTGCAGTCAACTATTATCGCGCTTTTCGTTT GAGTTGGGAACTGACAGCGGCATGGAAGGGTGCGAAAGTGATGGTGCCGACAAAGTTCATCATCGGAGACCTTGATTTGACTTATCATATGCCGGGATTGAAGGATTATATTGTTGGTGATGAGTTTAAGAAAGATGTTCCATTGTTGGAGGAAGTGGTTGTCATGGAAGGTGTTGCTCACTTCGTTAACCAAGAGAAGCCTGACCAAGTAAACAAACACCTAATAGATTTTCTACAGAAGTTTTAA
- the LOC110925672 gene encoding lipoamide acyltransferase component of branched-chain alpha-keto acid dehydrogenase complex, mitochondrial, protein MMLSRRILRGRSCLCYLTSATSKTVVATELKPPVFTQFSTSSKSKFDFSYKLNNLYTIKGHYFSTNALESQPVNGIVDIPLAQTGEGIAECELLKWFVQEGDQVEEYQRLCEVQSDKATIEITSRYNGKVAKVLHIPGDMIKVGETLLKLLVDDSSLAHDGAESSLGSDTPDSDDNKAGVKKSQKGEALCTPAVRSLAKEHNIDINDVTGTGKHGRISKEDVLKYALEKGIIDDKPALFNPGSIEPMEGPEEKLHEIADSLYHDKILTLRAYQRAMVKSMTAAASVPHFHYVEEINCDSLIELKSAFQKENTDPEVKFTFLPVLIKALSMALTTHPLVNSTFNLETYEVTLKGSHNIGIAMATPSGLVVPNIKNVQSLSIFEIAKELSRLQKLAMANKLPPADISGGTITLSNIGSIGGKFGSPLINVPEVAIIALGKIQKVAHFADDGTVYPVSLMTVNIAADHRILDGANVAFFCKEWKEYIEKPELLLLRTR, encoded by the exons ATGATGTTATCTCGCCGGATTCTTCGTGGCCGGAGCTGCTTGTGTTACCTCACGTCGGCGACTTCAAAGACGGTGGTTGCCACTGAGCTAAAGCCTCCTGTATTCACACAGTTCTCAACTTCTtcaaagtcaaagtttgacttttCTTATAAG TTGAACAATCTGTATACTATCAAGGGGCATTACTTTTCAACTAATGCATTAGAAAGTCAACCGGTCAACGGCATTGTAGACATACCTTTAGCACAAACTGGTGAAGGTATTGCAGAGTGTGAACTTCTCAAGTGGTTTGTTCAAGAG GGAGATCAAGTTGAAGAATATCAACGTCTTTGTGAAGTTCAAAGCGATAAAGCAACCATAGAAATAACAAGTCGATATAACGGGAAAGTTGCTAAAGTGTTGCATATTCCTGGTGACATGATAAAG GTTGGTGAAACTCTGTTGAAACTATTAGTCGATGATTCATCACTTGCACACGACGGTGCTGAGTCATCACTAGGTTCCGATACACCTGATTCCGACGACAACAAGGCAGGGGTTAAAAAGAGTCAAAAAGGTGAAGCTTTATGCACCCCTGCTGTTAGAAGCCTCGCAAAAGAGCATAATATTGATATCAATGATGTCACCGGGACCGGTAAACATGGAAGAATATCAAAAGAAGATGTTCTCAAATACGCCTTAGAAAAAGGAATTATTGACGATAAACCCGCATTGTTTAATCCTGGTTCTATCGAACCCATGGAGGGACCCGAAGAAAAACTACACGAGATAGCTGACTCGCTTTATCATGATAAGATACTCACCCTGAG GGCGTATCAACGCGCCATGGTTAAATCAATGACTGCGGCTGCTAGTGTACCTCATTTTCACTATGTGGAAGAAATAAATTGCGATTCACTTATCGAGCTTAAATCAGCTTTCCAAAAAGAGAATACGGATCCGGAAGTTAAATTCACATTCCTCCCCGTTCTAATAAAAGCACTTTCCATGGCGTTGACCACACATCCGTTAGTCAACAGCACATTCAACTTGGAAACATATGAAGTCACACTAAAAG GATCTCACAACATCGGAATTGCGATGGCTACACCATCTGGACTAGTAGTACCGAACATAAAAAATGTTCAATCACTTTCCATATTCGAG ATAGCTAAGGAATTATCGCGCCTCCAAAAATTGGCAATGGCAAACAAGCTCCCGCCTGCAGATATATCTGGCGGGACCATAACGCTGAGCAATATCGGATCGATTGGTGGGAAATTTGGTTCACCTCTCATTAATGTTCCGGAAGTTGCTATCATCGCCCTTGGAAAAATTCAGAAAGTTGCTCATTTTGCGGATGATGGAACTGTTTATCCCGTCTCTCTTATGACG GTAAATATAGCAGCTGATCACAGAATTCTTGATGGAGCAAATGTTGCATTTTTCTGCAAAGAATGGAAGGAGTACATTGAAAAACCGGAGTTGTTGTTGCTGCGTACGAGATGA